GTATAGTGAAAAATGTTTTAGCTAATTTAGAGAATATTCGCAGTTGATGTCTTTTAAATTCGAACCAATGCCGCTATAATAGACATATAGTGAGTAAGATTATTTACGGTTATTTCAATCGATCTATTGTGTGGTATCTGGCGCCGAAAATATGGTGCTCGGACTGAGGAGGTAGGATGATGGGACTTGCCAATTGCCCGGAATGTGGAAAGCTTTATGTTGAGAACACCAGCGGACTTTGTCCCGCCTGTTATGAAGTGGAAGAATATGAAGAATTGAAAATAGTTGAATTCCTGCGGGAGCAGGGCAAGGCATCAATTGAAGAAATATGTAAAGCCACCGGCGTCAGGGAAAAAACCATTTTACGAATGATGAAACGGGGCCGGTTTAAAGGTACCTTCGATATTACCTATCCTTGCGAAAGCTGCGGCGCAAACATCAGTGAAGGCCGCTTATGCCCGGCCTGCAGCAAGAATATCACCGATCAGGTAAAAGAAAGCAATGAACGGCGGCAGGAGCAGGACCGGGATGGTGTGCGAATTTATACCAAAAGTTTTTTCAAAAAATAGCAAGATAATATTCCGGTAGGCGTGCGAGTGAGAATAATGGCGAAAAAGCAACTATGATAGCCAAAATAGCTTGAGAAACCGAATGGCGGGGATTAATGTCCCCGCCTTTTTTACCGATACTACTGACGAGGAAATCCCAAAGGTGGGTGTCGAGAATGATTATTTCAGGGAAACAAATTCAAAATGTATTGAAAGTATATAGTGACAATCATCAGGTGAAAAAAACGAAACCGGACAAGGCCGGCCAGGCGCAGGGCAAGGACGAAGTGGTATTGTCCTCTCAGGCGCAGGAGTTTGCGCAAATTCTGCAGGATATCAAAAATCTGCCGGACGTCCGCGAGGAAAAAGTGAAGGAAATTACCGAACGCATCGCTTCAGGCAATTATCGGGTTGAGGCCGGGGTTGTCGCCGAGAAAATGATTGGCCGGATTATAGCGGATAAAATGCAGCAGGAAGGGACGTAAAAGGCATGTGGGAACAATTGGTTGGCGTGTTAGCCAATATGTTGACATTGTATCAGGAGCTTTTGGCTATCAGCAAACAGAAGAATGCCGTTTTGGTTAAAGCCAGAACGCAGGAACTGGAAACGCTTACCAAACAGGAGGAACTGTTGATTATCCGGATCGGCAAGCTGGATCATGCCCGGGAGAAGCTGCTGCAGGAAATTACCGCAGCCAACCGCCTGCCGGGTGAAGCTTTGCCAATGTCCCGGCTGGTCGCTCTCGCTGAAGCAGATATCGCTGAGCAGCTTAACGAACTTTGGCGGAAGCTTAGCAGTATCACCGCCGAGCTGGCCAAGGTGAATGAAGTGAATACAAAACTGATAGACCAGGCTTTATTTTTTATCAATTATAACATTAACTTACTGACGCAGAGCGCCACCAGTCCCACCTATGCGGCTCAGGGGCAGCAGGGTCAGGCGGCGCCGGCCCGAAAAGTAATAGACCGTAAAGTTTAGAAGACGAATAATGGAGTGGTGATATGAGATCGACTTTCGCCGGATTAAATACTGTAGTGCGTGGCTTGTATGCCCAGCAGGTCGGGCTGGATACGGTCGGCCATAATATTTCCAATGCGACCACGGACGGTTATTCGCGTCAGCTGGTCAGTTTGGCGGCAACCAAGCCGGAGTCGGTGTACGGCGGTTCAGCTATGTTTGAAATCGGCAGCGGCGTTGATGTGACGGCCATAAAACGCGCCCGGGATACCTTTTTGGATCAGCAGTACTGGAAAGAAAACTCTTCGCTGGGCTATGGCGAAACAATGGAGACCACTTTGGGGAAAATTGAAGGCGTATTTGCCGAACCAACCGAAAATGGCATCCAGAGTGTGCTGGATAAATTCTGGAGTTCCTGGCAGACGCTGGCTACCAACGCTTCGGACAATGCCTCCCGGACCGCAGTCCGGGAACGCGGCGTGGAGCTTGTGGACGCCATCCAGCATTCGGCGCAGCAATTGAAGGATATGGTGACCGATGTCAATACAGTGCTGAATTTAAAGCTGGACAGCCTTAACCAGATGACCTCGGAAATTCTCAGTCTCAATAAACAAATTATGAGCGTTGAGGCCGGCGGTCTGAGCAACGCCAATGACTTGCGGGACCGGCGCGACTATTTGGTGGATCAGATCGCCAAAATGGCCGGCATCAATGTATCGGAAGATAAAGCCGGCAACTACACCGTTCAGTTGAACGGGATAACCCTGGTTGATGGTTACAGCACTACGCAGCTTACGACCAAATCGTCAATTGATCCGGACTACGGTTATGAGGTTCGCAACATTGTGGTTGCGGGCAGCAACCAGCCGGTTACCGTCACCAACGGTGAATTGAAAGGTCTGGTGGATTCCCGGGATTCGGCGGAGAAAGGCGCTAAAAAATATCTGAACGAACTCGCCAATATCAGCAAGTTTTTGTTGCAGGAATTTAACGCGGTGCATCGCTCCGGGCTGGGCACCGATAACAGCACCGGAACCAATTTCTTTGGCGAGGGCGGGACAAATCCCGACTATCAGGCATCTGCGATGACCAATGGCGACTGGATCAAGCAACTGGCCGTGAACACGGATCTGTTTGCCACTGACGGGCTGGCGAAAATCGCCGCCAAGACCAGTGCGGACAGCGTGGCTGTGATTTCGAACGGAACAGCCAGCGTTACCACTACCGGCACTTATACCGGAACTGCCGATACCACCAGCATTACCGTCACCATGACGGCCAGCGGATTTGACTGGTCCTATGTGGACAGCTCCGGCAATACGCAGACCGGCAGCAGTACCGCCGGCCCGGCTGGCTCAATCACCGGCGTCGAAGGACTGACTGTTGCAGTGGATTTTACCGGCAGCATGGCCGGCGCCAAGTATACTTTCGCTGTTTCTAAAGATAATAAGGTCAGCGATATTTCCAAGGTTATTCCGGCGGTGCCGGCTACGGTTACGACTACCGGCAGCTACACCGGCGGGGCAACGCCAACCCCTGTTGCCGTCAGTGTCGCCGGTGGAAATATTACCTATTCCTATGACGACGACGGCACGCCTGTTTCGGTCACGGTAGCGTCGTCGCCGCCGCCGGAAATTAATGTAAAAGGGCTGACGGTTACGCTGGACTTTTCCTCCTGCCCGGACGGCGATTATACGCTCTCCCTGTCGCAAGGCAATAACGCCAGCGGCGACAATGCCGTTAAGCTGGGCAATCGGCTGAAAGTCGACACCAGCGCTTCGCTGGGCAATGCCTCTTTGGATACGTATTACTCATCGATGATCGGCGCGCTGGGGATTCAAAAACAGAATACCAGCCGGCTGGCTGACAATCAGCAGGCTCTGATCGACCAGGTTAATAACTCCCGGGAAAATGTTAAGGGCGTTAATCTGGATGAGGAAATGACCAATATGATTCGTTTCCAGCAAGGCTATAATTCAGCCGCCAGGGTAATTACCGTGATTGATGAAATGCTGGATAAGCTAATCAACGGCACCGGCGTGGTGGGAAGGTAGGTTATTGAACAGATGAGAATATCGAACAGCATTATCACCTATAACTTTTTATCAAGTTTAAATAAATCGATGGAACGGAAAAACGCAATCCAGGAACAATTGTCTGATGGCAAGGCCATCCACCGGCCCTCGGATAACCCCATTAAAGCGGTGCGCAGCCTGCTGTATAATTCCAATCTGGGTCAAAATCAGCAGTTTACGCAAAACCTTAAGGACGCCCAGTCCTGGATGAATACGACCGACAGTGCGATGTCGGACTTAAGCTCGATTATGATTGACATTAAGGAGCTTGTACTCGGGGCCAGCAACGGCACCAATCCGTCGGACGTGGTGCAGACGGCGGGCAAATCG
Above is a genomic segment from Dendrosporobacter quercicolus containing:
- the flgK gene encoding flagellar hook-associated protein FlgK, with protein sequence MRSTFAGLNTVVRGLYAQQVGLDTVGHNISNATTDGYSRQLVSLAATKPESVYGGSAMFEIGSGVDVTAIKRARDTFLDQQYWKENSSLGYGETMETTLGKIEGVFAEPTENGIQSVLDKFWSSWQTLATNASDNASRTAVRERGVELVDAIQHSAQQLKDMVTDVNTVLNLKLDSLNQMTSEILSLNKQIMSVEAGGLSNANDLRDRRDYLVDQIAKMAGINVSEDKAGNYTVQLNGITLVDGYSTTQLTTKSSIDPDYGYEVRNIVVAGSNQPVTVTNGELKGLVDSRDSAEKGAKKYLNELANISKFLLQEFNAVHRSGLGTDNSTGTNFFGEGGTNPDYQASAMTNGDWIKQLAVNTDLFATDGLAKIAAKTSADSVAVISNGTASVTTTGTYTGTADTTSITVTMTASGFDWSYVDSSGNTQTGSSTAGPAGSITGVEGLTVAVDFTGSMAGAKYTFAVSKDNKVSDISKVIPAVPATVTTTGSYTGGATPTPVAVSVAGGNITYSYDDDGTPVSVTVASSPPPEINVKGLTVTLDFSSCPDGDYTLSLSQGNNASGDNAVKLGNRLKVDTSASLGNASLDTYYSSMIGALGIQKQNTSRLADNQQALIDQVNNSRENVKGVNLDEEMTNMIRFQQGYNSAARVITVIDEMLDKLINGTGVVGR
- a CDS encoding flagellar protein FlgN, with translation MWEQLVGVLANMLTLYQELLAISKQKNAVLVKARTQELETLTKQEELLIIRIGKLDHAREKLLQEITAANRLPGEALPMSRLVALAEADIAEQLNELWRKLSSITAELAKVNEVNTKLIDQALFFINYNINLLTQSATSPTYAAQGQQGQAAPARKVIDRKV
- a CDS encoding flagellar protein, whose protein sequence is MMGLANCPECGKLYVENTSGLCPACYEVEEYEELKIVEFLREQGKASIEEICKATGVREKTILRMMKRGRFKGTFDITYPCESCGANISEGRLCPACSKNITDQVKESNERRQEQDRDGVRIYTKSFFKK
- the flgM gene encoding flagellar biosynthesis anti-sigma factor FlgM encodes the protein MIISGKQIQNVLKVYSDNHQVKKTKPDKAGQAQGKDEVVLSSQAQEFAQILQDIKNLPDVREEKVKEITERIASGNYRVEAGVVAEKMIGRIIADKMQQEGT